In a genomic window of Lycium ferocissimum isolate CSIRO_LF1 chromosome 9, AGI_CSIRO_Lferr_CH_V1, whole genome shotgun sequence:
- the LOC132031790 gene encoding uncharacterized protein LOC132031790, producing MDEIEHKYVEVNGLKLHIAETGKGFSPVVVFLHGFPEIWYSWRYQMIAIAKAGFRAIAPDYRGYGLSDQPPRPEKTTFSDLISDLLALLDALTISKAFLVGKDFGNIVISRFVVLHKERVSGFITMGMPFFSPRTLELPEGQFPEGFYISRWREPGRAEADFGRFDAKTIVRNIYILFARSDEMPIANDEKQEIMDIVLPSTPLPPWFTEEDLAIYGALYEKSGFQTALQVPYRFVITQLE from the exons ATGGATGAGATAGAGCACAAATACGTAGAAGTGAATGGTTTAAAGCTTCATATAGCTGAAACTGGGAAAGGGTTTTCACCAGTTGTGGTGTTCTTGCATGGGTTTCCTGAAATATGGTATTCTTGGCGATACCAAATGATAGCGATAGCTAAAGCTGGTTTCAGAGCTATTGCACCCGATTATAGAGGATATGGGTTATCGGATCAGCCACCCCGACCCGAGAAAACTACCTTTTCTGATCTTATCAGTGACCTTCTTGCACTTCTTGATGCTCTTACCATCTCTAAG GCTTTTCTCGTCGGTAAAGACTTTGGGAATATTGTCATTTCCCGTTTTGTCGTTCTCCATAAGGAGAGAGTCTCTGGATTTATTACTATGGGAATGCCATTTTTTTCCCCACGAACTTTGGAGCTTCCAGAAGGCCAGTTTCCTGAAGGCTTCTATATATCAAGATGGAGG GAGCCAGGGAGAGCTGAAGCTGATTTTGGTCGCTTTGATGCGAAAACAATAGTGAGGAATATATACATTCTTTTCGCGAGAAGTGATGAAATGCCAATAGCCAATGATGAAAAGCAGGAAATAATGGATATTGTGCTACCTTCGACACCTCTACCCCCTTGGTTCACTGAGGAAGACCTGGCTATATATGGAGCTTTGTATGAGAAATCTGGATTCCAAACTGCATTGCAAGTTCCCTATAG Atttgtaattacacagttagaatag